From a region of the Candidatus Pantoea bituminis genome:
- a CDS encoding LysR family transcriptional regulator has protein sequence MDINQLRCFIAVGQDLHFGRAAQRMEMMPASLSRFIRLLEEDLGVRLLNRSTRNVALTQEGVEFFDEAVKLVTQFDELALRFRAANKRGRKVLRIGAIDSAAQGLIPHLLNHFMQIYPDTDIHLSEDKTVNLIPRLKSGWLDMIFIRPPESLDARLDMRLITRETCVLAVPVNHTLANRDVVSVMDFKEESMIVPERRTRPHSHDLTMNIFKSAGLTPHIAQFAEEKQTILSFVSAGLGLAIVPTSFRNINSEGVTYISLSIDEKVKKLPLSVAWLKGNDEPNVMALLQILSENKAMLVQPL, from the coding sequence ATGGATATAAATCAATTGCGATGCTTCATTGCGGTAGGCCAGGATCTCCATTTTGGCCGCGCAGCACAAAGAATGGAAATGATGCCTGCGTCACTAAGTCGCTTTATTCGCTTGCTGGAAGAGGACCTTGGCGTGCGGTTGTTAAACCGTTCAACCCGCAACGTGGCATTAACCCAAGAAGGCGTAGAATTTTTTGATGAAGCGGTAAAGTTGGTGACGCAATTTGATGAGCTTGCGCTGAGATTTAGAGCAGCAAATAAACGTGGCAGGAAAGTATTGCGTATTGGCGCCATTGATAGCGCAGCACAGGGTTTAATTCCCCACCTGTTAAATCACTTTATGCAAATTTACCCAGATACGGATATTCATTTAAGCGAAGACAAAACGGTTAACCTTATTCCCCGTTTAAAATCGGGTTGGCTGGATATGATTTTTATTCGGCCACCGGAAAGTCTCGACGCCCGCCTTGATATGCGCTTAATTACCCGCGAAACCTGCGTGCTTGCCGTGCCGGTGAATCACACCCTGGCGAACAGAGACGTGGTTAGCGTAATGGACTTTAAAGAGGAGTCGATGATTGTGCCGGAGCGCAGGACCCGACCGCATAGCCACGATTTGACCATGAATATCTTTAAATCCGCTGGACTTACGCCCCATATTGCGCAATTTGCTGAAGAGAAGCAGACCATTTTAAGCTTTGTCTCTGCCGGGCTGGGATTAGCGATCGTTCCCACGTCGTTTCGCAACATTAACAGCGAAGGCGTGACCTATATTTCACTCAGCATTGATGAAAAAGTAAAAAAACTGCCGCTGAGTGTCGCTTGGCTAAAAGGCAACGATGAACCCAACGTCATGGCCTTACTGCAGATTTTATCAGAGAACAAAGCGATGTTGGTTCAGCCACTCTGA
- a CDS encoding tartrate dehydrogenase: MRTYSIAAIPADGIGPEVISAGVEVLRALERQNSGLKFAVETFDWGSDYYKQHGVMMPEQGLQTLKKFDAIYFGAVGAPDVPDHITLWGLRLPICQGFDQYANVRPTKILPGITPPLRHCGPGDLDWVIVRENSEGEYSGNGGRTHKGLPEEVGTEVAIFTRVGVTRIMRYAFKLAQSRPRKLLTVVTKSNAQRHGMVMWDEIAAEVALEFPDVKWDKMLVDAMTHRMTLHPQSLDTIVATNLHADILSDLAGALAGSLGVAPTANIDPERRFPSMFEPIHGSAFDITGKGVANPVASFWTAVQMLQHLGEHDAAALVMEAIENVCAKGILTPDVGGTAKTADVTRAVVAFIESKVQVAEIA, translated from the coding sequence ATGCGTACTTATTCTATTGCTGCTATTCCTGCTGACGGTATCGGCCCTGAAGTGATCTCTGCGGGCGTTGAGGTGCTGCGCGCTCTGGAGCGTCAAAACAGCGGTTTGAAATTTGCCGTTGAAACCTTTGATTGGGGTTCGGATTACTATAAACAGCACGGCGTGATGATGCCGGAACAGGGGCTGCAAACGCTGAAGAAATTTGACGCCATTTACTTTGGTGCGGTGGGCGCACCAGACGTTCCCGATCACATCACGTTATGGGGCCTGCGTTTGCCGATTTGCCAGGGCTTTGATCAATATGCCAACGTGCGCCCAACCAAAATTCTGCCGGGGATTACGCCACCGCTGCGTCATTGCGGACCTGGCGATCTCGACTGGGTGATTGTGCGTGAAAACTCGGAAGGGGAATATTCGGGTAACGGTGGTCGGACACATAAAGGCTTGCCGGAGGAAGTGGGAACAGAAGTCGCGATTTTTACCCGCGTTGGCGTTACCCGTATTATGCGGTATGCCTTTAAACTGGCTCAGTCGCGTCCGCGCAAGTTGCTGACGGTCGTCACCAAATCGAATGCGCAGCGACACGGCATGGTGATGTGGGATGAAATTGCGGCTGAAGTGGCGCTGGAATTTCCTGACGTGAAGTGGGACAAAATGCTGGTGGATGCGATGACGCACCGCATGACGCTACATCCGCAAAGCCTGGATACCATTGTCGCGACCAATCTGCACGCCGACATTCTCTCTGACCTGGCCGGTGCGCTGGCGGGCAGCCTTGGCGTCGCGCCAACAGCGAACATCGATCCTGAACGACGTTTTCCTTCTATGTTTGAACCGATTCACGGCTCAGCTTTTGATATCACCGGCAAAGGCGTGGCGAATCCGGTTGCCAGTTTCTGGACTGCGGTGCAGATGCTCCAGCATCTCGGTGAACATGATGCGGCAGCGCTGGTTATGGAAGCGATCGAAAATGTGTGTGCAAAAGGGATATTGACGCCAGATGTGGGCGGCACGGCGAAAACAGCGGATGTGACGCGGGCGGTAGTGGCATTTATTGAATCGAAGGTGCAGGTAGCAGAAATCGCGTAA
- the rplY gene encoding 50S ribosomal protein L25, translating into MFTINAVERKEQGKGASRRLRTANRFPAIIYGGNEAAVAIDLDHDSVMNQQTKPGFYDEVITLVVDGKEVKVKVQAVQRHPFKPKLHHIDFVRA; encoded by the coding sequence ATGTTCACTATCAATGCAGTAGAACGTAAAGAGCAGGGTAAGGGTGCGAGCCGCCGCCTGCGTACAGCGAACCGCTTCCCAGCTATCATTTATGGTGGTAATGAAGCCGCTGTTGCTATCGACCTGGATCACGATTCCGTAATGAACCAGCAGACCAAGCCTGGCTTCTACGACGAAGTCATCACTCTGGTTGTTGATGGTAAAGAAGTTAAAGTTAAAGTGCAGGCTGTTCAGCGTCACCCGTTCAAGCCAAAACTGCACCACATCGACTTCGTTCGCGCTTAA
- a CDS encoding DEAD/DEAH box helicase, whose protein sequence is MSFTLRPYQQDAVNATVAYFRRHNQPAVIVLPTGAGKSLVIAELARLARGRVLVLAHVKELVAQNHAKYQAYGLEADIFAAGLQRKESQRKVVFGSVQSVARNLAQFDSAFSLVIVDECHRIGDDSGSQYQQIFTHLRQHNPQLRLLGLTATPFRLGKGWIYHFHYHGMVRGDEKALFRDCIYELPLRYMIKHQFLVPPERLDMPVVQYDFSRLTAQANGLFSEADLNRELKQQQRVTPHIIRQIVEFAEDRLGVMIFASTVEHAREILRLLPDNSALVSAETPAKERDALILAFKAQQLKFLVNVAVLTTGFDAPHVDLIAILRPTESVSLYQQIVGRGLRLSPGKTDCLILDYAGNPHDLFTPEVGAPKGASDNQPVQVFCPACGFANTFWGKTTADGMIIEHFGRRCQGVLEDDEGEREQCDYRFRFKSCPDCGAENDIAARRCHQCDKILVDPDDMLKAALKLKDALVLRCGGMTLEQGRDDKGEWLKATYFDEDGTSVSERFRLQSPAQRKAFEQLFMRPHQRAPGVPLGWQTAADVLALQPLLRHPDFVVARAKGRFWQIREKVFDYQGRFRRANELG, encoded by the coding sequence ATGTCTTTTACCTTACGCCCTTATCAACAGGATGCGGTTAATGCCACCGTGGCGTATTTCCGTCGTCATAATCAACCCGCGGTGATTGTGTTACCTACCGGCGCGGGAAAAAGTCTGGTGATTGCGGAACTGGCGCGGCTGGCGCGTGGCCGGGTGTTAGTTCTGGCCCACGTTAAAGAGCTGGTGGCGCAGAACCATGCCAAATATCAGGCGTACGGCCTGGAAGCCGATATCTTCGCGGCGGGCCTGCAACGCAAAGAGAGTCAGCGCAAAGTGGTGTTTGGCAGCGTGCAATCGGTGGCACGTAACCTTGCTCAGTTCGACAGCGCCTTCTCGTTGGTCATTGTCGATGAGTGTCATCGCATTGGTGATGACAGCGGCAGCCAATATCAGCAAATTTTCACGCATCTGCGCCAACACAATCCCCAGCTGCGCCTGCTCGGCTTGACCGCCACGCCCTTCCGTCTTGGCAAAGGCTGGATTTATCATTTCCACTATCACGGCATGGTACGCGGCGATGAAAAAGCGCTGTTTCGTGACTGCATCTACGAATTACCGCTGCGTTACATGATCAAGCACCAGTTTTTAGTGCCGCCAGAGCGACTCGATATGCCGGTGGTGCAATACGACTTTAGCCGCCTGACTGCACAAGCCAATGGGTTATTCAGCGAGGCCGATCTGAATCGCGAATTGAAACAGCAACAGCGTGTGACCCCGCATATTATTCGTCAGATCGTCGAATTTGCTGAAGATCGCCTTGGCGTGATGATTTTCGCCTCAACCGTTGAGCACGCACGTGAGATCTTGCGTTTGCTGCCCGATAACAGCGCCTTAGTGTCGGCAGAAACACCGGCTAAAGAGCGTGATGCGCTAATCCTGGCGTTTAAAGCGCAGCAGCTGAAGTTTCTGGTGAACGTCGCAGTATTGACCACCGGTTTTGATGCACCGCATGTCGATTTGATTGCCATTCTGCGCCCGACCGAATCGGTGAGTCTATATCAGCAGATCGTCGGGCGCGGCTTGCGCCTGTCGCCGGGCAAAACCGACTGTTTGATTCTGGACTACGCTGGCAATCCCCACGATCTGTTTACGCCAGAAGTGGGCGCGCCCAAAGGGGCAAGCGATAATCAGCCGGTGCAGGTTTTCTGTCCGGCCTGCGGTTTTGCCAATACGTTTTGGGGTAAAACCACCGCTGATGGCATGATCATTGAACACTTTGGTCGCCGTTGTCAGGGCGTGCTGGAAGATGATGAGGGCGAACGTGAACAGTGCGATTATCGGTTTCGCTTTAAAAGTTGTCCTGACTGCGGAGCGGAAAATGACATTGCCGCACGTCGCTGCCATCAGTGCGACAAAATTCTGGTCGACCCTGACGACATGTTAAAAGCGGCGCTGAAGCTCAAGGATGCCTTGGTATTGCGCTGCGGCGGCATGACACTGGAACAAGGCCGCGATGACAAAGGCGAATGGCTGAAAGCCACCTATTTTGATGAAGACGGCACCAGCGTTAGCGAACGTTTTCGGCTGCAAAGCCCTGCGCAACGTAAAGCGTTTGAGCAGCTGTTTATGCGCCCGCATCAACGTGCGCCCGGCGTGCCGTTGGGTTGGCAAACCGCTGCGGATGTATTGGCTTTACAACCGCTGCTGCGTCATCCCGACTTCGTGGTGGCGCGCGCCAAAGGTCGTTTTTGGCAGATTCGTGAGAAGGTGTTTGATTATCAAGGCCGCTTTCGCCGCGCAAATGAACTGGGATAA
- the rsuA gene encoding 16S rRNA pseudouridine(516) synthase RsuA, which translates to MRLDKFISQQLEVSRAIAAREIRNHKVTVNGEVVRDTAFKLLPDHAVEFDGNVLQMQTGPRYFMLNKPQGYVCANDDPDHPTILYFIEEPMSFKLHAAGRLDIDTTGLVLLTDDGQWSHRITSPRHHCDKTYRVTLEAPISDETEAQFTAGVQLHGEKNLTQPAQLEIITPTEVLLTISEGRYHQVKRMFAAVGNRVVGLHRERIGEIALGEDLAPGEYRPLTEEEIASVGLPDELKQK; encoded by the coding sequence ATGCGACTCGATAAATTCATCTCTCAGCAACTGGAAGTCAGCCGTGCCATCGCTGCACGTGAAATCCGTAATCATAAAGTGACCGTCAACGGTGAAGTGGTGCGTGACACCGCGTTCAAACTGCTGCCCGATCACGCGGTAGAGTTCGACGGCAATGTGCTGCAGATGCAGACTGGCCCGCGCTATTTCATGCTGAATAAACCGCAAGGCTACGTCTGCGCCAACGACGATCCCGATCATCCAACCATTCTCTATTTCATTGAAGAACCGATGTCGTTCAAGCTGCATGCAGCTGGCCGCCTGGACATTGATACCACCGGTTTAGTGTTATTGACGGATGATGGACAATGGTCACACCGTATCACTTCACCGCGTCACCATTGTGATAAGACTTACCGCGTAACGCTGGAGGCACCGATCAGCGATGAGACGGAAGCGCAGTTCACGGCGGGCGTACAGCTGCATGGTGAAAAGAATCTGACGCAACCTGCACAGTTAGAAATTATTACTCCCACTGAAGTGCTGCTAACCATCAGTGAAGGACGTTATCACCAGGTCAAACGCATGTTTGCCGCAGTCGGCAATCGTGTAGTGGGATTACATCGTGAGCGGATTGGCGAGATAGCGCTGGGCGAGGATTTAGCGCCGGGTGAATACCGTCCACTGACCGAAGAAGAGATTGCCAGCGTCGGCTTGCCCGATGAACTAAAACAAAAATAG
- the yejF gene encoding microcin C ABC transporter ATP-binding protein YejF, with product MTSPLLAINHLSVAFRRGETLRPVVNDVSLQIHAGETLALVGESGSGKSVTALSVMRLLHTSSVAYPSGEILFEGNDLLHAEERVLRGIRGNQIAMIFQEPMVSLNPLHHVEKQLYEVLSLHRGMRREAARAEIITCLDRVGIRQPASRLNDFPHQLSGGERQRVMIAMALLTQPKLLIADEPTTALDVTVQAQILNLLRELQRELNMGMLFITHNLHIVRQLADNVSVMRHGSVVEHNGCQTLLNQPQHPYTQQLLAAEPEGRALPLASDAPVILKVENLRVAFPLRRGLLKRQVGEKVALHNLSFSLKRGESLGLVGESGSGKSTTGLALLRLIQAQGEIWFDGHPLHHMPRKQLLPLRRRIQVVFQDPNSSLNPRMSVQQIIAEGLAVHHPDLSAVQQESQVIAVMEEVGLEAESRHRYPVEFSGGQRQRIAIARALVLEPDLMVLDEPTSSLDRSVQKQILTLLRRLQQQRQLSYLFISHDLDVVRTLCHQLIVLRQGEVIEQGECEKLFAAPGEAYTRELLASAQLSAG from the coding sequence ATGACTTCGCCGCTGCTTGCTATTAATCATCTGTCTGTGGCATTCCGCCGGGGCGAAACGCTTCGTCCGGTGGTCAATGATGTTTCACTGCAAATCCACGCCGGTGAAACGCTGGCGCTGGTGGGGGAATCGGGTTCGGGTAAAAGCGTGACCGCGTTGTCGGTGATGCGCCTGCTGCACACCTCATCGGTTGCCTATCCCAGCGGAGAGATTTTGTTCGAAGGAAACGATCTGCTGCATGCCGAGGAACGTGTGCTGCGCGGTATTCGCGGTAATCAAATAGCGATGATTTTTCAGGAACCGATGGTGTCGCTTAACCCTTTGCACCACGTTGAAAAACAGCTGTATGAAGTGCTTTCGCTGCATCGCGGCATGCGGCGGGAAGCAGCACGAGCAGAAATTATCACCTGTCTCGATCGCGTTGGCATCCGTCAGCCCGCTTCGCGGCTTAATGATTTTCCGCATCAGCTTTCCGGCGGTGAGCGCCAGCGCGTCATGATTGCCATGGCTTTACTCACCCAGCCAAAACTGTTGATTGCCGATGAGCCCACCACAGCGCTGGATGTGACGGTGCAGGCGCAAATCCTTAATTTACTGCGTGAATTACAGCGCGAACTCAACATGGGCATGTTGTTCATTACCCATAACCTGCACATTGTGCGTCAACTGGCAGACAACGTCAGCGTGATGCGTCACGGCAGTGTGGTTGAGCACAATGGCTGCCAAACGCTGCTTAATCAGCCCCAACATCCCTACACACAACAGCTGTTGGCCGCCGAACCGGAAGGCCGTGCCCTGCCCCTTGCCAGCGACGCGCCCGTGATTTTGAAAGTGGAAAATCTGCGCGTGGCTTTCCCGCTGCGCCGCGGATTACTCAAGCGTCAGGTCGGTGAAAAGGTGGCATTACATAACCTCAGCTTTAGCCTGAAACGGGGTGAAAGTCTGGGGTTGGTTGGCGAATCGGGTTCCGGGAAAAGCACTACCGGGCTGGCGCTGTTGCGGCTGATTCAGGCACAAGGCGAAATTTGGTTCGATGGACACCCGCTGCATCATATGCCGCGCAAGCAGCTGTTGCCGCTGCGTCGGCGCATTCAGGTGGTGTTTCAGGATCCCAACTCTTCACTCAATCCCCGCATGTCGGTGCAGCAAATTATCGCTGAAGGATTAGCGGTGCATCATCCTGATCTCAGCGCTGTACAGCAGGAATCGCAGGTTATCGCAGTAATGGAAGAAGTTGGTTTGGAGGCCGAAAGCCGCCATCGTTATCCGGTTGAGTTTTCCGGTGGGCAGCGGCAACGCATTGCCATTGCGCGTGCGCTGGTGTTAGAACCGGATCTGATGGTGCTGGATGAACCCACATCCTCACTCGATCGCTCCGTGCAAAAGCAGATCCTGACGCTGCTGCGTCGTTTGCAGCAGCAACGTCAGTTGAGTTATCTGTTTATTAGTCATGATTTAGATGTGGTGCGCACGCTCTGCCATCAGCTGATTGTGCTGCGCCAGGGCGAGGTGATTGAACAGGGAGAATGCGAAAAACTGTTTGCTGCGCCGGGTGAAGCCTACACGCGTGAGCTGCTGGCTTCTGCACAGCTGAGTGCCGGTTAG